CGACCTTGGTGAGGTAGGGGCCGAGCACGTCGGCCCCGGCTTTGATCATGATGGCGACCAACGCGATCGCCACCTGCACCTTGTAGGGACGCAGATAGGTAAGCAGCCGCCTCATCAGGCGGCTGTCATAGGCTTTTCCTAATACCTCTTCGTCGTGGATGTTGTCGGCCATCAGCTAGGTTGGGGTTCTCCAAGCCTACCCTAAATAGACGATTTTGGCAGTGCCGGGGATTTAAAAGAAGAGGGTGCGGTGACTAGATGGAGATGATTCAGAGCTTTCTTAACACCAGGGCCGAATTCTTCGATCCGAAAGCTACACAGTTGCAGATGGCGTGCTCGATGGCGGCAACCCGTCCGACATCAGGCACATAGTCGAGATCGCAGCACGGGTCAGGCTGATCGAGATTAATGGTGGGTGGAATGCGGGAGTGCTCCATGGCGACAAGGGTTGCGGCCAGGCCGGCCGCGCCACAAGCGCCCTGTGCATGCCCGATCTGCGACTTCAATGCGGACATGGGCACTTTGGCGGCACGGCTTCCCAGAGCCATCTTCAGCGCGCGGGTTTCTACGCGATCGTTGAGCTGGGTGGAGGTGCCGTGAAGGTTCACGTAGTGCACGTCTTCCGGAGTAATGCGCGCTTCCTCCATCGCCAACTCGACGGCATGCGCCGGCTCCTCGGCATTTTCATCCATGCGCACGCGATGGAAAGCGTCACAGGTGGAACCATATCCGGCGACTTCGGCATACATTCTGGCACCGCGGCCGCGGGCGTGGTCATAATCCTCGAGCACGAACATCCAGGCGCCCTCAGAGAGCACAAATCCGTCGCGATCAGCCGAGAACGGGCGGGAGGCGCGCTCGGGAGCGTGATTCCACGACGAGGTCAACGCACGCAACATGGTGTAACCCTTGATGATGCCGGGAGCGATAGGGGCGTCCACTCCGCCCACCAGGATGGTGGAATGCACGCCTGCCTGAATGTGCCGCACCGCGTAGCCGAGAGCGTCGGTGGACGAGGTGCAGCCGGTGGTGACCACGTGGCTCATCCCGCGAAAGCCAAAGCGCATGCTCACTTCGCTGGATTGAGTTCCCATGGTGCCGCTGGGAATGCAAAACACGCTCACCTGCTTGACGTGACCGCTGTGCCAGAGCCGGTACTGCTCTTCAGAGAACTCCTGCGCGCCGCCACCTGAGCCCAACACCACACCTATCTCGCGTTCTTCCTCAAGCGACAGGTGCTCGTAATCAATGGCGGCGTCGTGCAGCGCTTCTGTGGATGCGGCGAGCGCGAGAGGAATGATGCGGGAGACGTGCTTGCGCTCGCGCTGGTCAACCCAGGCGAGCTCGTCGAAATCCTTCACTTCACCGGCGATCTTCACCGGCAGGTTGCTGGCATCGAAGCGTGTGATCCGGCTGACGCCGCTCTTGCCTGCCAGTATCGCCCGGCAAAAGGCTTCCCGCCCAATGCCATTTGGACTGACAACCCCCATACCTGTGATGACGACGCGTGTTGACATGATCTCCTATTGAGATGTCATGGGCGCGCTGAGGTTACGCTTGGCGGCACGAAATTCCGTCAAGAGCAGGCAGGGGCCCGGGTGCTAGGGTCTGGCGGAACGTCGCCCGACTCCCCCCGCGATCATCAAACCAATTCCACCCGCGATGAGCAGCGCGCTAACGGCTGGTGAAACCCGTTCATTGTGTTGCGTCTGGACTCCCAGATTTACGTCCCCAGCCTTAATACCGTGAGTTTCGCGGTGAGGGATGCCAACAAAAAACGAGGCGATTCCCAGAGCTAAAACAATCACACCTACCCATCTCAACATTGGCACAGTTGGCTCCTTCTTGCTCTTACGGAGGCGCGCTGAGGACGGATGCATCGCCAGCGGCCCTCTGCAATAATCAGTATCGCGATGCCGGTTGGATTGTACATCTCTATCCCGTTTTGCCAAACCAAGTGCAGCTACTGCAACTTCGCCTCGGGTGTGTTTTCGCGCTCGCTCTACTCACAATATGTGGACCGGTTAGTAGAAGAATTGCGCCGGGCGCCGAAAACCGCTGAGCGCATGGGCGGACGTTTCGATCGCGAGGTGGATGCGATTTACCTGGGCGGAGGCACACCGACGATCTTGCCGCCAGAGCAGTTGGAAGGGCTGTTCAGAGCGGTACGGGAAAGTTTTGCGGTGACGGCAGGCGCGGAAATCACAGTGGAGTGCGCGCCCGGAACTCTGGATCCGCCCATGTTGCAGACGCTGCTTCGTTGCGGCGTGACCCGCGTCAGCCTGGGTGTGCAATCGATGGTGGACACGGAGGCGGCGGCCGTGGGACGGCGGCACACGCGAGCCGTAGTTCTAGACGACATTGAGCGGCTGCGCTCGGCTGGGATTGAGAATATAAATGTGGACCTGATCGCCGGTTTGCCCCACCAAACCGAGCAGAGCTGGGGTGTCTCTCTCTCGGAAACGATCACCAGTGGTGTCCCACACGTGAGTGTGTACATGTTGGAGGTGGATGAGGATTCACGTTTGGGACGGGAGTTAATGGCAGGTGGCACGCGATATCACGCGCACTTTGTTCCCGATGAAGATGCGACCGCGGATTTCTATGTTGAAGCCTGTCGGCGGCTCGAGGCGGGGGGCGTCTCACAATACGAGATCTCTAACTTTGCGCGAGCGGACGCTGATTCACGGCACAACTTGAAATACTGGACGCGAGAGCCATATTTCGGTTTCGGCGTGGACGCTCATTCTATGCTGCGCGCTGCGGATGGCCAGTTCGAAGCGGTGCGCTTTTCGGCGCCGGATTCGCTCGAAGGATTTCTTTCTGGCGCTCCGCTGAACCAAATGCCGGTTTCACGGCAGAGTGCGAAGGAAGAGACATTCTTCCTGGGGTTGCGGCTGAATCAAGGCGTTGATTTGGACGAGGTAGCTCTGGGTTTTGGTTTGGATTCGGACCTGGAAGAAATCATTGCACAGCTCTGTGCGGATGAATTCATGGAACGCCTAGGGAATCGTATCCGGCTGACTGAGCGCGGGCGGCTGATGTCGAATGAAGTGTTTGAGCGGTTCCTTGCCGAAAGTGAGATGCCGGCGCGAGATGGCGGCGCTTAGCACGCATCACCGGCTTGCCTGGCCTACTACTCCGAATCACGTGGTCCCTTCCCCGCGATACACTGAAGGCTTATGACTACCGAGACGATGAACTCCCTGGCGCAGGCTTCCTCGGCGTACTTGCGTTCGGCTATGCACCAGCCCATACGCTGGCATGAATGGGGAGGGGAGGCATTTGCCGCGGCGAAAAGAGATAACAAACCTATTCTGCTGGACATCGGCGCCGTGTGGTGTCACTGGTGCCATGTGATGGACCGCGAATCGTACGATGATCCCGAGGTCGCGCGAATCGTGAATGAGAATTTCATCGCGGTGAAGGTGGACCGCGACGAGCGACCTGACGTGGATAGCCGCTACCAGGCGGCGGTATCCGCGATCAGCGGGCAAGGGGGCTGGCCGCTCACCGCATTTCTCACGCCCGATGGCAAGCCGTTCTACGGTGGCACTTACTTTCCTCCTGACGACCACTGGGGCCGCCCAGGATTCAAGCGCGTACTGCTGTCCATCGCGCAAGCATTTCATGAAAAACAGGCAGATGTCGCTGAGCAGGCGCGCATGGTTAGCGCCATGCTCGGACAGGCAGAGACTTTTGCAGAACATCCAGGGAAATTTTCCCCGGCGATCGTGGACGCCATTGTGGCATCTGCCTTGAAAATGTTCGATGGGCAGCATGGAGGCTTCGGCAGCGCTCCCAAATTTCCCCATCCCGCGATCCTCGACTTGCTGATCGAACGCTATTCTCGAACTGGAGATGATCGGCTCAAGGATGTGTTTGTCACCACTTTACGGAAGATGGCGCAGGGCGGCGTCTATGACCAACTGGCGGGTGGATTTCATCGCTACTCCGTGGACGAACGCTGGGTAGTACCTCACTTCGAGAAAATGTCTTATGACAACTCAGAGCTGCTAAAGAACTACGTGCACGCGGCGCAGGTGACAGGTGACAGCTTTTTCGCCGAAGTTGCTCGTGACATTGTCCGCTGGACGGATGAATGGCTGAGTGATCGCGAACACGCCGGCTTTTACGCATCTCAGGACGCCGATTTTTCCATGGACGACGATGGAGATTACTTCACCTGGACGCGAGAAGAAGCCCAAGCGGTTCTCGGCGATGAAGAGTTCCAAGTGGCCGCCCTGCATTACGACATCAACGAAGTGGGCGAGATGCACCACAATGCGGCGAAGAATGTGCTTTATGTCCGAGCGCCCATCGAGGAAATTGCCGTACGCACCGGCATGCAACCGGAGCGAGTTCGGGCGCTCCTGGCATCGGCCAAGGAAAGGCTTTATGCGGCCAGACTAAAACGCCCTACGCCCTATCTGGACAAAACGGTTTACGTGAGCTGGAATGCGCTCTTCATCTCCGCCTACCTGGAATCATCCCGAGTGCTAGGCCTGGATGACGCCCGACATTTTGGGCTGCGCTCGCTGGACCGCATTCTCTCCGAGGCGTGGAATCCGGAGCACGGGCTCAATCACGTGATCGCCTATTCCGATCCCTCGGCGAAGCAGCGCAACGTCTCCGGGCTGCTAGATGATTATGCATTTACTGCGCTGGCCTGTTTGGATGCATACGAAGCCACATCAGACCTCAGCTACTTCAACTTCGCGCGCCGCATCACCGACGCCATGATCGAACGTTTCTACGATCCAGTGGGCAGCGGGTTCTTTGACACTGCACAGATGTCGCGTGGGGAAGAGGACCGGCTGGGAGTGCTCGACGCCCGCAGGAAACCTTTTCAGGATTCGCCTACTCCGGCGGGGAACTCCGCCGCAGCAATTGCTCTGGTACGAATGCATGGCTACACCAACGATCAGTCCTATCGAGAGAAGGCCGAGCTGACGATGAACCTGTTCGCGGGGGTGGCGGAGCAATATGGGATCTTCGGCGGAACCTATGGAATTGCGGGCGTGTATATGTCACAACCGCACGCTCAGGTGATTGTCATCGGGGATGACGAGCGCGCAGATGAGCTCTATAAGGCCGCGATCGCGCCATTCGCATTTAACAAGCAGGTGATCCGGTTGAAGCCGAACGAAGTCACCCCACAAAATCTTCCGCCCGCACTGGCGGAAACAATTCCCAATCTGCCTGGAATCAAAAAAGGAAATTCAGTGGCGGTGATCTGCGCGGACTTTTCGTGTCGTCCACCTATCTCGCACCCAGCCGAGTTAGCTCAGCAACTTAGTCATTGGGAGCAAAATAACTAAGGCCGCCAGCAACCCGACTGGCAGCCAACTTAGTCCCTCAGCGATCGAGGGTTACGGAAAGGATTACTTCGGTGATCTAGCGAAACTCCTGTCCAATATTAGATCCTGCTGTAACTAGCAGAACCTATGATTGGGTGAGCAGGGTATCGGATTGCCGTCTGCCATTGCTGGGGCAGTCACTGAAACGTACGCGCCCAACAAGGTCAACAAGAGCAGAGCAAGTCTAAAGGCACGCTTCATTGAGTCTCCTTTCCCTGTGCGCAGGAACGCACAGGGGAAGGATTATACAACTGGTATGCAAGTACTTATCGCGTAGAAGCCCGCGCCAACGCCGCTCCGCAAATAACAAAACTCTGACTTATCAATGTTGTTAGTAGTTTACACTTATAGAATTAACGTTTTACTTTAAGCGTTATTTCTTGTTACAAAAAACGGAATTTTCATGCGGTGAGAGTAGTTCCGACCGCAGAACAAGCATACCGGAATAACTGCGTCTCTTCAGGATTTCGCGGTTATGCTTTGCGGTGCAAAGGCGCTAAGGCTTGGGAGACAAATCTTCCAGCCCGCTTCGGTGTGGATAAGTCGAGCAATCTGGCAGGAGTTTCGACCGGAGGATGCGGCTGATGATTCTCAGTGGCCGGAGTGTTGTTCTCGCTGCGCGAGAGAGCTCGGTCAACCATAGCGTCAAACATGGGTAGCAGCGATTCAGCCGGCACAGGGTGAGTAAGTTCGCTTAAGCTCATGTCCCAGCGTTGCGATCTCAGCATGTCCTCGGCTTTGCGCATTGCCAAAACCGGCTTGAATAGATAGACACCCCAGATGGCCAGGGCAACATCGTACGCCGCCATGGCGACCATGTTCATTGCCGAACCGCGAATCAGGGTCGCCTGATGCATACCGAGGGCCGCCAATTCTAATCCCGCGAAAGCACCAAAGCCCAATGCAATTCCGAAGCTGGGATGACGACGAGAAATTCCCAGGTACCGGGAAAACATGATCAGAAACAGCACCAGGCCGCATTGCATCACGCGTATGCTGCGTTGCATGCTAAGTAGAGCGGTGGCTGCCAGACCGGGACCGTTATCCAGTCCGCTTAGGGCGGCAACCGCCGCGATCAAGAGCACCAACATTCCGACCCACCAAAACAATAATGCGGAAAAATCGCGCAGTGCATGAAACGGCCGCAGCACGTCCGTAAACACTTCATGGATGACGCGGAATCCAAACCCGACGCTGATCACGATCCCGATCCAATAGAAATAGTAATAATAGAAATTATTTGTGCGGGTGGCGAACAGAGTTACAAACACCATCACTTCAGCCACCAAGTAAACAAAAAATATGGGATAGCGCTTCAGCAGTTTGCGCTTGAGGATGAGGAGTGCAAGCGCCGCCTCCAGCACTGGGTGGGAGACCCAGAGGGGATAGAACACGTTATCGAGCAACATACTCATAACTGTTTTCTCTGCCCTGACGCCCTTCCAGCGCCGCTTTACATGGATCTAGTATTTCGCTTCTGTAAGTTATCACTGCCACTCGTAGGTTCAATGTACCCCGGTAACCAAAGGAGCTCTCAGAGGTAACTCAGTGATCTTACGGGGCAAAAGAAATTGAAAGCTAAAGGGGCGTGCTTCTGCGACTTAGCGCGTACCGCGGGAACTAGGGCTAGGTGGTTACCTAACCGCTGCCGATGTCCGGGCTCAAATTTGCGGGGCGGAATGGATATAGGCGCGCATCATTTTAACTTCGTCATCTTTGTCGGTAAGGTCGCGCAGCAAAATGTCCCGCAATGACACCATGCCCTTCAAACTGCTGCCGTCGCAGATAGGCAAGTGGCGGAAACCGTGATTGCGCATCAGCATCAGGCAGTTCTCCAACTCTTCAGCCGGGTTGACGGACAATGGATTTGCGGTCATCACCTCACCTACTTTGGTGGTCTCAGGACTACGCCCTGCGACAACTACCCGCTTCATGAGGTCGCGCTCGGAAAAGATACCGGCCAGCCTTCCCTCGTCTAATACGGGAACGGCGCCTATATTGTGGTCCACCATCTGCTGTGCTACTTCCATTACGCTCTGGTTGACGTCCGCACAGAAAATCTCCTGTTCCTTCACCAATTCAAGAATACTGCACACAAGCCACCTCGCCGGCGAACCCGGTCTCTTCAGAAGGGCTACAACCGGGCCGAGTATATGCCTAATCCAGAATTCAGAGAAGGCAAAAGCGGAGCGCAAGTTGCCCGAAGGCAGGCTTCGAGCCGGGCTGTAATTCAAACGGGGTCACGGCCGGTCCTGGATAAACAGGAAATAGGAGCGGGCCCACAGAGCGGTGGGGATGCTTCCCCGCGCGCGGCTGGTGAGGATGAGATTGTAGTCATCGGTCATTTGCAGACTGTCAACCACGGAACCCCCTGCTCTTGGCTGAATGGATGCCAGGTAGGTCAGGAAGCGGTACGTATCAGGAGCGCCATCGTAACCAGGCGCAACAAAAGACAGGTCTGCGCCACTCCCGGCGAAGTGCCACGCCAGCGACGCCGTCAACGCGACGGCGCGCTCGTAGGAATGCTCCGAGACGGTTCCCGGCGCCGGATTGTCGAATATGATGCGCAGCTTGCGCTCGTCCTCGCGAGTGAATTCACGCACCAGCAGCGACCCGGCTTTTGCGCTTGCCTTCCAATCCACGTGGCGGGCGGAATCATCCGGAGCATATTGGCGTATCCGGTACAGGTCGTGGCCGCGCCCGCTGATGAAGGACTCGAACTCCCCGGTTATCAGCGGGAGGATCTCAAAAAACTCATCCGTGGGCTCAACTGGCGGAAACACGACGATCCGTTGAGGAAGTTTTAGGCGCCGCGTCTTGGTCAGAAAGGAAAACGGAAAGCGGGTGGCCAGTCCGAACGTGTCCTGCAGGTAAAGTCCACGGCTCGCGAACACCAGTTGTACGTTGGCATTGACGGGGCTATGAGCGGGAATATACGGAAAATAAACTGGGCCCTCAAAGATGCGCGGCTGGTCAGGCGTTTCGTTCACCCGGCGGAGGACGCGATCGGGAAGCCTTATCCACTGCTGCTGCGGCGGCCGGTCCGCCGGAAATGCAAAAACGCCGGGTTCCCACCGCCACTGCTGGGTTGGTCTTTTCTTTGCCTTCGGAGGCACCACGCTCACCGAAAATGCCGGCAAGAACCGGCGGCCGTTCCGCACCACCATGCGGGCGAGCGCCGAACGTCCCGCGAAGATGTGTTCGGGCAGTCGGACATCCAATTCCAACCCGTTAAGTACCACTGCCGAAGCCACGCCGGAGATCAAAATCGCCGAGAGCATCGCGGAAACAATTACGAAGAGCAGATTGTTGCCGGTATTAAGCGCAGCCACCAGCAACACCAACGTCAGGGCGAGGTAGACAAGACCGGTACGTGTGACTTCGTACTCAAAAGCCCGGCGCACCCGTTCAAGCGCAACTCGCCTCGCAAGGTACGGAACCGTGGCCAGGCCAACTCCCCCAGCGAGCAACAACGAAACCGATGCCAGCACAGCCGTGGCCAGGACCTCGCCTGACTGGCGCGCCAGGGTGGAGAATATGGCCGCGGCGAATGCGAGGACCAGGCCGAAAATCGCTAATAGAAATCTTACCCAGACTTCAGGCAGCCCAAGCCATAATTTGGCGAGTGGTGACGAGTTCGAGCGCTGGCTCGAGAGAATACGCGGTGCAGTATTCGCCATCTAGTTCTTTGGGCGAGCGTAGCATCAGCGGCCACGAGGATCAACGTGTCTTTGGCCCGTCACTAGAACCAGCGTGCCAAATACTCTTTGGCGCGGGCGGTGCCCTCGTCGGCATATTTGCCGATTTTGGGAAAGCGAGTGCGCAATTTGGTCAACAGGCGATTCGCCCATGCATATTCCGTGGAGAGGATGACCAGACCGATAACGATGAACAGTATCCCCTGAAGAACCGGGAGAAACAGTCCCACGATTCCGATCAGAATGAAGGCCCAGCCCACGATTAAAAGCGCTACCTGCTTGAATCTGGTCTTCATAAGTAATGCGGAACTATCGGCCTGAGTTCTGCTGCGGGCTTCGCCGGCTGCGCAACCACAGGAAAATCATCGCCATAACCACCGCGGCTGCGATGACGAGATCTGCTCTCTTCAATATCTGGATGAGGGCGTCCCAGTGGCCCCCAAATACATAGCCCAAACTGGCGACTACCGTGACCCAGAGTGTGGCGCCTAGAAAATTGAAAAGTACAAACTTCCGCCAGGGCATTTCGAGGACGCCCGCCAAGGGACCGGCAAGGATGCGCATACCAAAAACAAATCGAGCGAAAAATACCGTGAATGTGCCATACCGCTGGAACAAGCGCTCTGCTTTCGCAAAATGCGCTTCAGAAACGTGGAAGAAGCGCCGGTGGCGCTCG
The DNA window shown above is from Terriglobales bacterium and carries:
- a CDS encoding DedA family protein; protein product: MGEHLLAILRQHFNQHGYLTVAVMLLLENAGVPVPGETVLLLAGFLAFSEHNLRLPYVILVGIVAATLGDNLGYIIGHRGGRRLLERHRRFFHVSEAHFAKAERLFQRYGTFTVFFARFVFGMRILAGPLAGVLEMPWRKFVLFNFLGATLWVTVVASLGYVFGGHWDALIQILKRADLVIAAAVVMAMIFLWLRSRRSPQQNSGR
- a CDS encoding CBS domain-containing protein, translating into MCSILELVKEQEIFCADVNQSVMEVAQQMVDHNIGAVPVLDEGRLAGIFSERDLMKRVVVAGRSPETTKVGEVMTANPLSVNPAEELENCLMLMRNHGFRHLPICDGSSLKGMVSLRDILLRDLTDKDDEVKMMRAYIHSAPQI
- a CDS encoding PGPGW domain-containing protein; the protein is MKTRFKQVALLIVGWAFILIGIVGLFLPVLQGILFIVIGLVILSTEYAWANRLLTKLRTRFPKIGKYADEGTARAKEYLARWF
- the hemW gene encoding radical SAM family heme chaperone HemW codes for the protein MPVGLYISIPFCQTKCSYCNFASGVFSRSLYSQYVDRLVEELRRAPKTAERMGGRFDREVDAIYLGGGTPTILPPEQLEGLFRAVRESFAVTAGAEITVECAPGTLDPPMLQTLLRCGVTRVSLGVQSMVDTEAAAVGRRHTRAVVLDDIERLRSAGIENINVDLIAGLPHQTEQSWGVSLSETITSGVPHVSVYMLEVDEDSRLGRELMAGGTRYHAHFVPDEDATADFYVEACRRLEAGGVSQYEISNFARADADSRHNLKYWTREPYFGFGVDAHSMLRAADGQFEAVRFSAPDSLEGFLSGAPLNQMPVSRQSAKEETFFLGLRLNQGVDLDEVALGFGLDSDLEEIIAQLCADEFMERLGNRIRLTERGRLMSNEVFERFLAESEMPARDGGA
- a CDS encoding beta-ketoacyl-[acyl-carrier-protein] synthase family protein, whose protein sequence is MSTRVVITGMGVVSPNGIGREAFCRAILAGKSGVSRITRFDASNLPVKIAGEVKDFDELAWVDQRERKHVSRIIPLALAASTEALHDAAIDYEHLSLEEEREIGVVLGSGGGAQEFSEEQYRLWHSGHVKQVSVFCIPSGTMGTQSSEVSMRFGFRGMSHVVTTGCTSSTDALGYAVRHIQAGVHSTILVGGVDAPIAPGIIKGYTMLRALTSSWNHAPERASRPFSADRDGFVLSEGAWMFVLEDYDHARGRGARMYAEVAGYGSTCDAFHRVRMDENAEEPAHAVELAMEEARITPEDVHYVNLHGTSTQLNDRVETRALKMALGSRAAKVPMSALKSQIGHAQGACGAAGLAATLVAMEHSRIPPTINLDQPDPCCDLDYVPDVGRVAAIEHAICNCVAFGSKNSALVLRKL
- a CDS encoding thioredoxin domain-containing protein, encoding MTTETMNSLAQASSAYLRSAMHQPIRWHEWGGEAFAAAKRDNKPILLDIGAVWCHWCHVMDRESYDDPEVARIVNENFIAVKVDRDERPDVDSRYQAAVSAISGQGGWPLTAFLTPDGKPFYGGTYFPPDDHWGRPGFKRVLLSIAQAFHEKQADVAEQARMVSAMLGQAETFAEHPGKFSPAIVDAIVASALKMFDGQHGGFGSAPKFPHPAILDLLIERYSRTGDDRLKDVFVTTLRKMAQGGVYDQLAGGFHRYSVDERWVVPHFEKMSYDNSELLKNYVHAAQVTGDSFFAEVARDIVRWTDEWLSDREHAGFYASQDADFSMDDDGDYFTWTREEAQAVLGDEEFQVAALHYDINEVGEMHHNAAKNVLYVRAPIEEIAVRTGMQPERVRALLASAKERLYAARLKRPTPYLDKTVYVSWNALFISAYLESSRVLGLDDARHFGLRSLDRILSEAWNPEHGLNHVIAYSDPSAKQRNVSGLLDDYAFTALACLDAYEATSDLSYFNFARRITDAMIERFYDPVGSGFFDTAQMSRGEEDRLGVLDARRKPFQDSPTPAGNSAAAIALVRMHGYTNDQSYREKAELTMNLFAGVAEQYGIFGGTYGIAGVYMSQPHAQVIVIGDDERADELYKAAIAPFAFNKQVIRLKPNEVTPQNLPPALAETIPNLPGIKKGNSVAVICADFSCRPPISHPAELAQQLSHWEQNN
- a CDS encoding DUF58 domain-containing protein, with amino-acid sequence MANTAPRILSSQRSNSSPLAKLWLGLPEVWVRFLLAIFGLVLAFAAAIFSTLARQSGEVLATAVLASVSLLLAGGVGLATVPYLARRVALERVRRAFEYEVTRTGLVYLALTLVLLVAALNTGNNLLFVIVSAMLSAILISGVASAVVLNGLELDVRLPEHIFAGRSALARMVVRNGRRFLPAFSVSVVPPKAKKRPTQQWRWEPGVFAFPADRPPQQQWIRLPDRVLRRVNETPDQPRIFEGPVYFPYIPAHSPVNANVQLVFASRGLYLQDTFGLATRFPFSFLTKTRRLKLPQRIVVFPPVEPTDEFFEILPLITGEFESFISGRGHDLYRIRQYAPDDSARHVDWKASAKAGSLLVREFTREDERKLRIIFDNPAPGTVSEHSYERAVALTASLAWHFAGSGADLSFVAPGYDGAPDTYRFLTYLASIQPRAGGSVVDSLQMTDDYNLILTSRARGSIPTALWARSYFLFIQDRP